A segment of the Prochlorococcus marinus str. SB genome:
TCAACTATTTTACCTTTATCAATAACTACAATATTATCCGCATTTTTTATAGTACTTAACCTATGAGCAATTACTATAGTTGTTCTTTCTTTTGTGATTTTAGATAAAGATTTTTGAATTAAAGCCTCTGTTTCATTATCAACTGAAGCTGTAGCTTCATCTAATATTAATATTGGAGCATCCTTTAAAACAGCTCTTGCCAAGGCAATTCTTTGACGTTGCCCGCCTGAGAGCCTTTGGCCCCTTTCCCCCACAATAGTTTTATAACCATCTGGTAATTGTTCAATAAATTTATGAGCTTCCGCAATCTTTGAAGCTTTAATAATATCTTTAAGACTTGGATTGATTGAGCCATAAGCAATATTTTCTTGTACACTCCCATGAAATAAATAAGTTTCTTGACTTACTAAAGAGATACACTTTCTTAAATCCCTCAAATTTATTTCTTTAATAGAAACCCCATCCAATGTTATTGACCCATTTTTACTATCATAGATTCTAAGTAGTAGTTTTATTATTGTACTTTTCCCAGAACCTGTTAAACCAACAATTCCTAATGTTGAGTTATTTTCAATTTTAAAATTTATGTTTTTTAAAGTTAAATCTCGTCCAGGATAATTAAAATTTATATTATTAAAAATAATTTCTCCTTTAATATCTTTGGGTTCAATTTTTATTTTTCCATCTTTTATTTTTATAGGCGTATCTATGAGATCAATTACTCTATCTATTGAAGCCATAGATCTCTGAAAATCATCTAAAACATGCCCCAAAGTAGTTAAAGGCCACAATAGTCTTTGTGTAATAAACACTAAAAAACTATAAGTACCTACATCAAGTGTCTTATTCCAAGTTTGGAAACCTCCAATTAATAGAATAGCAATAAAAGCAAATAAGATTGCAAATCTTATAAGAGGGATAAAAGCAGAAGATAATTTTATTGCAGCCTTATTACTTCTTTGATAATCGAGACTTTCCTTATTTAATCTATTTAGTTCCCATTTTTCTTTCGTAAAACTTTTTATAGTTAGAATTCCACTTAAATTATTATTAAGCCTTGATGCCAACAGTCCAGCTTTATTTCTGACATCTCTGTATTTTGGAGCAAGCTTCCTTTGAAATTTAATTGATCCTAAAAATATAATTGGAATAGGAAAGAAAGCAAATAAAGCGATTTTTGGAGCGACAAAAATCATAGTGCCCCCAATTATTAAGACAGTTATAAATAACTGAATAATCTGATTAGCCCCTTGGTCTAGAAATCTCTCGAGTTGATTTATATCATCATTCAAAATAGACAATAGCCTTCCAGTATTATCATTTTCAAAAAAATCCATATCTAATTCCTGAATATGCTCATAAGCTTTTATTCTTAATTTATGTTGCGATAGCTGAGCCAAATTTCTCCATAAAATCGAATATAAATATTCAAAAGAGGATTCACCAGACCAAACTATTCCTGAAGCAAATGCAAGAAAAATCAATTGTGCTGGAACTTCTTTTATTCCAAAACCAGCAATCCATGAATTCTGTTCCTTAACCACGATATCGACTGCAAGACCAATTATTACAGGGGGAGCTAAATCTAATATTTTATTAATTATGGAACTAAGAAAAGCAAAAAATAGTAGCCCTCTTTCCTCAATAAGATTTAAATAAAGTCTAATTATTGGATTTTGATTGTTCTTAGACCTCATAAAAATAATAATTAAATTTTTCTATTATGATTTAAATTTTTTTTAGTTTCTAATTTACATTTTATTTTTGCATCTTGATGACTTGCAGTTTGCATAAATTCTTCGTAGTAACAATCACAAGTTTCATTCGCTATTTCTTCACTATATACCATTTCAGCTTTCATCATCTCCTCTTTGACACTCTGAAGACAAAATAATTTTATAATTGAATTTTGTTTCGTTTGAGCTAAATAATAACTATTAAATGAGTTGAATAGTATTATCAGATTCACAAAAATAAAGAAATTATATTTGCTAGCTTTCATTCTCTATCACTAGTTTCTGACTTTAATCTTTTTTAATTTATTTTTAGTTTCTCTATGCAGATCTCTGGGTAAATCTACCAAACTGTAATCATTAAAAATCTGTATCTTACCAATTGATCTACCATTTATATTAGTTGAATTACAGATTGAGGATATAATATTTGCAACTCTAACTCCATCAAATTTACCAAAATTAAATTTGTAGGTTTCAAAAGAATCATTTTGATAATTATTTCTTCTATTTGAATTTCTCATACGATTATTACTATTTCTATTTGATCTATTTCGATCAGTATTATTTTGTTTATTAATCCAAGAATCATCTTCATTAACAAAAAATGATTTATTACCTATTACTAAATTAATCGCCGCCATTGCAATATTTGAGTCATCCATAGAGTATTTTTCTTTTAAATTATCTAGTACATCAATAATCAAAGCTTTATTTTCTTCATTTTCATCTTTAGCTAAAGAACTCTCATTAACATTATCTATAAGTTTCTCCATCCTTTTTTCATTTATTATTTTATTACTTGGTATATTAATTTCTTCAATCTTGGTTCTTGTTGAGTTTTCTAAGTTTCTTAGAAAATGTTTTTCTCTTTGATTGACAAATAAAATTGCTTCTCCTGATCTGCCTGCCCTTCCAGTTCTTCCAATTCTATGAGTATATGTTTCCTTGTCAAAAGGAAAATCGTAATTAACAACAAGTTTTATCCTCTCAACATCTAATCCTCTAGCTGCGACATCAGTTGCAACAAGGATATTAATAAATCCTTTTTTCAATCTATCTACAGTATTTTCTCTTTGATTTTGAGGTATATCTCCATTAAGTACTGCCACAGTATGACCTGAATTCTCTAAAGCTTCAGCTATTGAAGTAGTAAGTAGTTTTGTCCTAACAAAAATAATTACTCCCTCGTTATTAAGTTCTAGTATTCTTTTTAAAGCATCTAACTTATGATGCCTTTGTACATATAGAAATTTTTGCGAAATTAATTGAGTTTCTTTTTTGACACTTTTGATTAATATTTCGGCGGGATCATTTAGATATTTTTTTGCGATATTTCTTATCTCACTAGGCATTGTTGCTGAAAACAATACCATCTGCTTATTTTCCGGAAGTTGATCTATTATCCATTCAATATCTTCAAGAAAACCCATATTTAACATTTCATCTGCCTCATCTAAAACAAGACAATTTATATCTGTAATTTTAAAAGTCCCCTGCCTTATATGATCCATTATTCGGCCTGGGGTCCCAACTACTACATCAACTTTTCTTTTTAATGCAGAAATTTGATTTCGATAGTCGGTACCTCCATATATTGCAACCGTCTTAAAATTACTAGATTCAGAACTATAACTTTTAAAAGATTCTGCTACCTGAGTTGCTAATTCTCTTGTAGGAGTCATAACTAAAACCTTGGCATTTAATTCTTTATTATCTGTAAGTTTTTCTATTAATGGTAATGCGAAAGCTGCAGTCTTTCCTGTTCCTGTTTGTGCTTGGCCTAGTAAATCC
Coding sequences within it:
- a CDS encoding ABC transporter ATP-binding protein, with translation MRSKNNQNPIIRLYLNLIEERGLLFFAFLSSIINKILDLAPPVIIGLAVDIVVKEQNSWIAGFGIKEVPAQLIFLAFASGIVWSGESSFEYLYSILWRNLAQLSQHKLRIKAYEHIQELDMDFFENDNTGRLLSILNDDINQLERFLDQGANQIIQLFITVLIIGGTMIFVAPKIALFAFFPIPIIFLGSIKFQRKLAPKYRDVRNKAGLLASRLNNNLSGILTIKSFTKEKWELNRLNKESLDYQRSNKAAIKLSSAFIPLIRFAILFAFIAILLIGGFQTWNKTLDVGTYSFLVFITQRLLWPLTTLGHVLDDFQRSMASIDRVIDLIDTPIKIKDGKIKIEPKDIKGEIIFNNINFNYPGRDLTLKNINFKIENNSTLGIVGLTGSGKSTIIKLLLRIYDSKNGSITLDGVSIKEINLRDLRKCISLVSQETYLFHGSVQENIAYGSINPSLKDIIKASKIAEAHKFIEQLPDGYKTIVGERGQRLSGGQRQRIALARAVLKDAPILILDEATASVDNETEALIQKSLSKITKERTTIVIAHRLSTIKNADNIVVIDKGKIVESGKHEKLLDQNKIYADLWNVQVGI
- a CDS encoding DEAD/DEAH box helicase; amino-acid sequence: MALKKDSNFLGSEQEKSQNEDSSLLEFKNLENKKEIESQLLDVSKGDDIENGFLDFGFNQSILNSLINKGYKNPTPIQKAAIPELMLGRDLLGQAQTGTGKTAAFALPLIEKLTDNKELNAKVLVMTPTRELATQVAESFKSYSSESSNFKTVAIYGGTDYRNQISALKRKVDVVVGTPGRIMDHIRQGTFKITDINCLVLDEADEMLNMGFLEDIEWIIDQLPENKQMVLFSATMPSEIRNIAKKYLNDPAEILIKSVKKETQLISQKFLYVQRHHKLDALKRILELNNEGVIIFVRTKLLTTSIAEALENSGHTVAVLNGDIPQNQRENTVDRLKKGFINILVATDVAARGLDVERIKLVVNYDFPFDKETYTHRIGRTGRAGRSGEAILFVNQREKHFLRNLENSTRTKIEEINIPSNKIINEKRMEKLIDNVNESSLAKDENEENKALIIDVLDNLKEKYSMDDSNIAMAAINLVIGNKSFFVNEDDSWINKQNNTDRNRSNRNSNNRMRNSNRRNNYQNDSFETYKFNFGKFDGVRVANIISSICNSTNINGRSIGKIQIFNDYSLVDLPRDLHRETKNKLKKIKVRN